One Panicum virgatum strain AP13 chromosome 9K, P.virgatum_v5, whole genome shotgun sequence genomic region harbors:
- the LOC120650189 gene encoding ferredoxin C 1, chloroplastic-like, giving the protein MAAAASASLLRLATPIRSPRPGLPRRPAAARPRGARLGLAPPRAYKVTIEHGGESRVVEVEADETILSRALDEGLDVPHDCKLGVCMTCPARLVAGEVDQSDGMLSDDVVAQGYALLCAAYPRSDCTIRVIPEDELLRVQLATADD; this is encoded by the coding sequence ATGGCCGCGGCGGCTTCAGCTTCGCTGCTCCGCCTCGCCACCCCGATCCGCTCCCCGCGCcccggcctccctcgccgccccgccgccgcccggccgcgggGCGCGCGCCTGggcctggcgccgccgcgggcgtacAAGGTGACGATCGAGCACGGCGGCGAGTCCcgcgtggtggaggtggaggcggacgAGACCATCCTGTCCCGCGCGCTGGACGAGGGCCTCGACGTGCCGCACGACTGCAAGCTCGGCGTGTGCATGACGTGCCCGGCGCGGCTGGTCGCCGGGGAGGTGGACCAGAGCGACGGCATGCTCAGCGACGACGTCGTCGCGCAGGGCTACGCGCTGCTCTGCGCCGCGTACCCGCGCTCCGACTGCACCATCCGCGTCATCCCCGAGGACGAGCTGCTCCGGGtgcagctcgccaccgccgacgactga
- the LOC120650191 gene encoding cytochrome P450 87A3-like isoform X2, translating into MAMAMDHLAAVLVALALATLLLRLVLGWRRGGGACEPRLPPGSRGLPLVGETLEFFTASPTLELLPFFKRRLERYGPIFRTSLVGDDLVVSLDPEFSARVLQQEERAFQIWYPSSFMRVFGADNVITALGPLHRHIRALMLRLFGPESLRLALLRDVQRRARAELRSWLAQPDVEVRTATSMMIFGVTAKKLISHDDAASQGSLWKCFDACTRGLLSFPLCVPGTAFYQCMQGRKKVMKMLKQQLGERRNAAEREAVDFFDVVIDEMDRPGSEMSESIALDLLFLMLFASHETTSIGLTAILKFLTDNPKALQELAEEHESIQRRRADPDSEVTWEEYKSMEFTSHVLMGILFVGSQHCQNTTSCALIICFLHHVFRSYMKLLGWQISLR; encoded by the exons atggccatggccatggatCACCTCGCTGCTGTGCTTGTGGCTTTAGCGCTAGCAACCTTGCTGCTCCGCTTGGTCTTGGgatggaggaggggcggcggggcgtGCGAGCCAAGGCTGCCGCCGGGATCGAGGGGCCTGCCGCTCGTCGGGGAGACGCTCGAGTTCTTCACGGCGTCCCCGACCCTGGAGCTGCTGCCCTTCTTCAAGCGACGGTTGGAGAG GTACGGGCCCATCTTCCGGACGAGCCTCGTCGGCGACGACCTGGTCGTGTCCCTGGACCCGGAGTTCAGCGCGCGCGTGCTGCAGCAGGAGGAGCGCGCCTTCCAGATCTGGTACCCGTCCTCCTTCATGCGCGTCTTCGGCGCCGACAACGTCATCACCGCGCTGGGCCCGCTCCACCGCCACATCCGGGCCCTCATGCTCCGCCTCTTCGGCCCCGAGAGCCTCCGCCTGGCCCTGCTCCGCGACGtgcagcggcgcgcgcgcgccgagcTGCGCTCCTGGCTCGCCCAGCCGGACGTCGAGGTCAGGACGGCCACCTCCATG ATGATATTTGGCGTCACGGCGAAGAAGCTGATCAGCCACGACGACGCGGCGTCGCAGGGAAGCCTGTGGAAGTGCTTCGACGCGTGCACCAGGGGCCTCCTGTCCTTCCCGCTCTGCGTTCCCGGCACAGCCTTCTACCAGTGCATGCAG GGACGCAAGAAGGTTATGAAGATGCTGAAGCAGCAGCTCGGTGAGCGCAGGAACGCGGCAGAGCGCGAGGCGGTGGACTTCTTCGACGTTGTGATCGACGAGATGGACAGGCCGGGCTCTGAAATGAGCGAGAGCATCGCGCTGGATCTGCTCTTCTTGATGCTCTTCGCTAGCCACGAGACCACATCGATTGGGCTGACCGCCATCCTCAAGTTTCTCACGGACAACCCCAAAGCCCTGCAGGAACTAGCA GAGGAGCACGAAAGCATCCAGAGAAGAAGGGCGGATCCGGATTCTGAAGTCACCTGGGAGGAGTACAAGTCCATGGAATTCACATCTCATGTATTGATGGGCATTTTATTCGTTGGATCACAAcactgtcaaaatacaacttccTGTGCATTGATc ATCTGCTTTCTGCATCACGTATTCAGGTCATACATGAAGCTCTTAGGCTGGCAAATATCGCTCCGGTAG
- the LOC120650191 gene encoding cytochrome P450 87A3-like isoform X1, with protein sequence MAMAMDHLAAVLVALALATLLLRLVLGWRRGGGACEPRLPPGSRGLPLVGETLEFFTASPTLELLPFFKRRLERYGPIFRTSLVGDDLVVSLDPEFSARVLQQEERAFQIWYPSSFMRVFGADNVITALGPLHRHIRALMLRLFGPESLRLALLRDVQRRARAELRSWLAQPDVEVRTATSMMIFGVTAKKLISHDDAASQGSLWKCFDACTRGLLSFPLCVPGTAFYQCMQGRKKVMKMLKQQLGERRNAAEREAVDFFDVVIDEMDRPGSEMSESIALDLLFLMLFASHETTSIGLTAILKFLTDNPKALQELAEEHESIQRRRADPDSEVTWEEYKSMEFTSHVIHEALRLANIAPVVFRKAKQDVQINGYTIPQGSKIMICPSAAHMNPKVYEDPSVFNPWRWKGTPEPVGGSKDFMAFGGCVRLCVGADFAKLQMSIFLHCLLTKYRWKVISGGTMVFYPGLRFPDGFHIHLLPKD encoded by the exons atggccatggccatggatCACCTCGCTGCTGTGCTTGTGGCTTTAGCGCTAGCAACCTTGCTGCTCCGCTTGGTCTTGGgatggaggaggggcggcggggcgtGCGAGCCAAGGCTGCCGCCGGGATCGAGGGGCCTGCCGCTCGTCGGGGAGACGCTCGAGTTCTTCACGGCGTCCCCGACCCTGGAGCTGCTGCCCTTCTTCAAGCGACGGTTGGAGAG GTACGGGCCCATCTTCCGGACGAGCCTCGTCGGCGACGACCTGGTCGTGTCCCTGGACCCGGAGTTCAGCGCGCGCGTGCTGCAGCAGGAGGAGCGCGCCTTCCAGATCTGGTACCCGTCCTCCTTCATGCGCGTCTTCGGCGCCGACAACGTCATCACCGCGCTGGGCCCGCTCCACCGCCACATCCGGGCCCTCATGCTCCGCCTCTTCGGCCCCGAGAGCCTCCGCCTGGCCCTGCTCCGCGACGtgcagcggcgcgcgcgcgccgagcTGCGCTCCTGGCTCGCCCAGCCGGACGTCGAGGTCAGGACGGCCACCTCCATG ATGATATTTGGCGTCACGGCGAAGAAGCTGATCAGCCACGACGACGCGGCGTCGCAGGGAAGCCTGTGGAAGTGCTTCGACGCGTGCACCAGGGGCCTCCTGTCCTTCCCGCTCTGCGTTCCCGGCACAGCCTTCTACCAGTGCATGCAG GGACGCAAGAAGGTTATGAAGATGCTGAAGCAGCAGCTCGGTGAGCGCAGGAACGCGGCAGAGCGCGAGGCGGTGGACTTCTTCGACGTTGTGATCGACGAGATGGACAGGCCGGGCTCTGAAATGAGCGAGAGCATCGCGCTGGATCTGCTCTTCTTGATGCTCTTCGCTAGCCACGAGACCACATCGATTGGGCTGACCGCCATCCTCAAGTTTCTCACGGACAACCCCAAAGCCCTGCAGGAACTAGCA GAGGAGCACGAAAGCATCCAGAGAAGAAGGGCGGATCCGGATTCTGAAGTCACCTGGGAGGAGTACAAGTCCATGGAATTCACATCTCAT GTCATACATGAAGCTCTTAGGCTGGCAAATATCGCTCCGGTAGTGTTCCGAAAAGCAAAACAGGATGTGCAGATAAatg GTTACACTATACCACAAGGATCAAAGATCATGATCTGTCCATCTGCAGCTCACATGAATCCCAAGGTTTACGAGGATCCTTCAGTATTCAATCCGTGGAGATGGAAG GGTACTCCTGAGCCTGTTGGAGGCTCCAAGGATTTCATGGCCTTTGGAGGCTGTGTGCGGCTATGTGTGGGTGCAGACTTTGCCAAGCTGCAAATGTCTATCTTCCTCCACTGCTTACTCACCAAGTACAG ATGGAAAGTCATCAGTGGAGGTACCATGGTGTTCTACCCAGGGCTGCGATTTCCAGACGGCTTTCACATCCATCTTCTTCCAAAAGATTGA
- the LOC120650192 gene encoding WRKY transcription factor 28-like, with product MPEDGYEWKKYGQKFIKNIQKFRSYFRCRHRLCGAKKKVEWHPSDPSGALRVVYEGAHQHGSPPSSSAAAGAAAGASNKYELGAQYFGGARPQ from the exons ATGCCCGAAGACGGCTACGAGTGGAAGAAGTACGGgcagaagttcatcaagaacaTCCAGAAATTCAG GAGCTACTTCCGGTGCCGGCACAGGCTGTGCGGCGCCAAGAAAAAGGTGGAGTGGCACCCGAGCGACCCCAGCGGGGCCCTCCGCGTCGTCTACGAGGGCGCGCACCAGCACGGCtccccgccgtcgtcgtcagcggcggccggcgccgccgccggcgcctccaaCAAGTACGAGCTGGGCGCGCAGTACTTCGGCGGGGCTCGGCCGCAGTGA